From one Lactiplantibacillus paraplantarum genomic stretch:
- the rlmH gene encoding 23S rRNA (pseudouridine(1915)-N(3))-methyltransferase RlmH, whose product MNIKIICVGKLKEKYFKQGIAEYAKRMSKFAKFQIIEVPDEKAPESLSNAEMENVKQKEGQRILEKIKDRDYVYALAILGKERSSEEFAAEIDKLTTYGHSDIDFVIGGSLGLSPEVLKRADTQISFGRFTLPHQLMRLVLSEQVYRAFMINVGSPYHK is encoded by the coding sequence ATGAACATCAAAATTATCTGTGTCGGGAAGTTAAAAGAGAAATACTTCAAACAAGGGATTGCGGAATATGCGAAAAGAATGAGTAAATTCGCAAAATTTCAGATTATCGAGGTGCCGGATGAAAAGGCACCAGAGTCATTAAGTAACGCAGAGATGGAAAATGTGAAACAAAAAGAGGGCCAACGGATCCTGGAAAAAATTAAGGATCGCGATTACGTGTACGCACTAGCAATTTTGGGTAAGGAACGCTCGAGTGAAGAATTTGCCGCGGAAATTGATAAGTTAACGACGTATGGTCATAGCGATATTGATTTCGTGATTGGTGGTTCGCTGGGGTTATCACCGGAAGTGCTGAAGCGCGCGGATACTCAGATTTCGTTTGGGCGTTTTACGTTACCCCACCAGTTGATGCGGCTGGTGCTGTCGGAGCAGGTTTATCGGGCGTTTATGATTAATGTGGGAAGTCCGTATCATAAGTGA
- a CDS encoding oxidoreductase, with protein MITKPVALITGASAGMGEAAARHFSQAGYEVYAGARRVEKMSHLTRLGIHTLHLDVTNAESNQAFVDRVLADTGRIDVLINNAGYGSFGALEDVTSTEAKRQFEVNVFGAFNLIQLVLPTMRKQHYGKIINNSSTGGQLYSPLGGWYYASKHALEALSDSLRLEVKSFGIDVIIIEPGGTDTNWQQITNEHLLRATPKSSPYRSMAERVVKTTIKGMSTADELGQLMLKVTTIKKPKSRYQVKFIDKLMVIAARKFSYHIMDQIIGISQRILTN; from the coding sequence ATGATTACTAAACCCGTTGCATTAATTACCGGTGCCTCTGCTGGCATGGGTGAAGCTGCCGCACGTCACTTTTCACAAGCAGGTTATGAAGTTTATGCCGGTGCACGTCGTGTTGAAAAAATGTCTCATTTAACAAGACTGGGAATTCACACACTTCATTTGGATGTTACTAATGCTGAATCTAACCAAGCTTTTGTGGATCGGGTTCTAGCCGATACCGGCCGCATCGACGTCTTGATCAACAATGCTGGTTACGGATCGTTCGGTGCGCTAGAAGATGTAACTTCTACTGAGGCTAAACGCCAATTTGAAGTTAATGTATTCGGTGCCTTTAATTTAATTCAGCTTGTTTTACCTACCATGCGCAAACAACATTACGGTAAAATCATTAATAACTCATCAACAGGCGGTCAATTATACTCCCCACTTGGCGGTTGGTACTACGCTTCAAAACATGCGTTAGAAGCCTTAAGTGATTCATTACGATTGGAGGTAAAATCTTTTGGAATTGATGTTATTATTATTGAGCCCGGTGGCACTGACACGAATTGGCAACAAATCACCAATGAACACTTACTAAGAGCGACGCCAAAATCTTCCCCTTACCGCTCAATGGCAGAACGTGTGGTAAAAACTACCATTAAAGGCATGTCAACTGCCGATGAGCTGGGACAATTAATGTTAAAAGTCACCACTATTAAAAAGCCAAAGTCACGTTATCAAGTTAAATTCATTGATAAACTAATGGTAATTGCTGCCCGTAAATTCTCCTATCACATAATGGATCAAATAATTGGAATTTCACAACGAATACTCACAAATTAA
- a CDS encoding sulfite exporter TauE/SafE family protein produces the protein MLSTVYLLFMSLLAGILTGIIGMASLTLYPVLLSIGIAPISANATITVATVGAGVGTVTSSLKELKNHWKMAFIVACLSTVGSIIGAFILIHSSNSGFKRVVPFFILLAGAMLLWPSENSSHHNELSLWRNVVGWLSVVLIGLYNGYFGAASGLLMIAVLSKVIGGEYATYNAIRNFESFINNIVSAIMLIIMLKIQWKVIIPLVLGLLIGGYIGPIIVRFIPSKIIKKTVGIVALILASILMYQAYF, from the coding sequence ATGCTTTCAACGGTTTATTTATTGTTTATGAGTTTACTTGCGGGTATTCTAACAGGAATTATTGGTATGGCCTCATTAACACTTTATCCAGTTCTATTATCCATTGGAATTGCACCGATTTCTGCTAATGCGACCATTACAGTGGCAACTGTAGGTGCTGGTGTAGGAACAGTAACTTCTTCACTGAAAGAGTTAAAGAACCATTGGAAAATGGCTTTTATTGTGGCCTGTTTAAGTACAGTCGGTAGTATTATTGGAGCTTTTATTTTAATTCATAGTTCTAATTCAGGGTTTAAACGAGTGGTACCTTTTTTTATTCTGTTAGCTGGAGCTATGCTACTTTGGCCAAGCGAAAATTCTAGTCATCATAACGAGTTAAGTCTGTGGCGGAATGTCGTTGGTTGGCTTAGCGTTGTATTAATTGGATTATATAACGGTTATTTTGGGGCTGCTTCGGGACTACTAATGATTGCGGTATTGTCTAAAGTAATTGGTGGTGAATATGCAACCTATAATGCAATTCGTAACTTTGAATCCTTTATTAATAATATTGTGTCAGCCATCATGTTAATTATTATGCTGAAGATTCAGTGGAAAGTTATTATTCCGCTAGTTTTAGGACTTTTAATAGGTGGCTATATTGGGCCAATCATTGTTCGGTTTATCCCATCAAAAATCATAAAAAAAACTGTCGGTATTGTTGCATTAATTTTAGCTAGTATTCTAATGTATCAAGCGTATTTTTAA